Part of the Cloacibacterium caeni genome is shown below.
GGAGTGGGGATTAGAGTTTACATGGGTGCATTCGGTTTAATAGGATTTGATTTCGCTTATGGATTTGATAAAACTATTGGTGGCTCAGAACCTTCAGGATGGCAGACTCACTTCTTGATGAACCAGTCATTATAACACACAATCATCATTAATATGAAAAATTTAAAAGTTTTTTTAATATTTTTAATATTTTTAACTGCTAATTCTGTTACATTTGCACAAAAAATAGGAGTGGTAGATACCAATTATATATTGAGTAAAATGCCACAGTATACAGAAGCACAAGCGAGACTAGAAGAACAAATCAAAGCTTGGGAAACAGAATTGCAAACCCTACAAGCAGAATATGATGCAAAAAAAGCCGCTTTTGAAAATGAAAAAGTACTTTTAGTAGGAGAGCAATTAAAACAACGAGAGGCAGAAGTAAAAAACCTCGACAAAAAAATTAAAAAATTTATTGCTGAAAAATTCAGCGGAGAAGGAGAAATTAATAAATTTAGAGCCAATTTAGCAAAACCTTTTCAAGACCAAATTTGGAATGCCATCAAAACAGTTACAGAAAAAAATAGTTTGGGCATAGTTCTTGATAAAAGTAGTAATATGAGTGTTATTTTTCTTGACAAAAGATATGATTACACCGACAAAGTTTTAGACCAATTACTTAAAGGTCCTTCTAAAGAAGATGCAAAAAGTAAAGATGCTAAAGCAAAAAATAAAAAATAGTAAAATAATAAACAATTTAAATTTTTAGAAAAACATGAAAAAATTAAGCGTATTATTTGCAGCAGTGATGATGTTTATGTCGTTCGGAGTTGCAAAGGCTCAGAAGATAGCTACAGTAGATGTGGCAGCTATTCTTAACATGATGCCAGAAAAAAT
Proteins encoded:
- a CDS encoding OmpH family outer membrane protein, which translates into the protein MKNLKVFLIFLIFLTANSVTFAQKIGVVDTNYILSKMPQYTEAQARLEEQIKAWETELQTLQAEYDAKKAAFENEKVLLVGEQLKQREAEVKNLDKKIKKFIAEKFSGEGEINKFRANLAKPFQDQIWNAIKTVTEKNSLGIVLDKSSNMSVIFLDKRYDYTDKVLDQLLKGPSKEDAKSKDAKAKNKK